Proteins encoded by one window of Monoglobus pectinilyticus:
- a CDS encoding LytR/AlgR family response regulator transcription factor, whose product MFTIAICDDNKQDCSNLCNMVEQYFCGKQKIELHSFQSGLVLYQFMKSQNVHLVIMDIMLDNQSGIDIVKQLKYIAPDCKIIFVSINPEYFQDVYYVDHLQFLVKPIERKRLDFALGKAAALCEKEYVCLKIQGTVQKILSESILYFEVSGHNTTICLNDGTEQTCYISLKEIERKLNQATFLRCHRSFIVNMKHVSRYERSSLQLDDKHMISIGKKYEKDVRQRLMSYWKDVI is encoded by the coding sequence ATGTTTACTATAGCGATTTGTGATGATAATAAACAGGATTGTTCTAACCTGTGCAATATGGTGGAGCAATATTTTTGCGGAAAGCAGAAGATTGAATTACATTCCTTTCAAAGCGGACTGGTTTTATATCAGTTTATGAAGAGTCAGAACGTGCATCTTGTGATTATGGATATCATGCTTGATAATCAAAGTGGTATTGATATTGTTAAACAGCTTAAATATATAGCGCCGGATTGTAAAATTATCTTTGTATCTATCAACCCTGAGTATTTTCAGGATGTTTATTATGTGGATCATCTGCAGTTTTTAGTTAAACCTATTGAACGCAAAAGATTAGATTTTGCTTTGGGTAAAGCTGCCGCACTGTGTGAAAAAGAATATGTCTGTTTAAAAATCCAGGGAACAGTACAAAAGATTTTATCAGAATCTATTCTTTATTTTGAAGTCTCAGGACACAATACTACTATATGTCTGAATGACGGAACTGAACAGACGTGTTATATTTCTTTAAAAGAGATAGAGCGGAAGCTGAATCAAGCAACATTTTTACGATGTCACCGGAGTTTTATTGTTAATATGAAGCATGTATCACGGTACGAAAGGTCGTCGCTCCAGTTAGATGATAAACATATGATTTCAATAGGAAAAAAGTATGAAAAGGACGTGCGGCAAAGGCTGATGTCTTACTGGAAAGATGTAATCTAA
- a CDS encoding InlB B-repeat-containing protein has translation MKKIIGLLLTLSVSIGILLFSADSVIAASYNSSAALNYAAAHWNDNVGLCAEFVSNCLSAGGCSAWSRSSSALRNQLINSGLGTEYELTLNSDKSITASNYSGKLAAGDVIFYYCPGAKCSARPYVHTVLCNGADANGYVKVYAHNKANNGSKKYYYSKTCPNCGTGIYKAYVYHFKTNETPANIGTNVYGTIINTACWKPITYNPADGLVRLNQANGMANQAWKFFRQSDGSYVIKSAVDQKVLEIFNGDTADGTPIVVRNTDWGGAYQRWYLYPYGNNGGYIIKSKHYPEKNLVLDLCGGSTVDNNIIQIHERNNTNAQIFSVYTASDSVIASPNLTVSAGTAVTNTVFNWNNVPGKDRYDLKIWKVKIEGDSYHTEWGTYSGYGKVLPAGNYVAYVDAVNAFDCLRSNVVQFTVKNPIFKVSFNSNGGSCSTSSKNVTYTATYGDLPVPTRTGYTFKGWYTSASGTTKITGENKVNITSNQTLYAQWTPSSYTVSFNSNGGVCSINKKTVSYNASYGDLPVPTRTGYTFKGWYTSASGTTKITGESKVNITSNQTLYAQWIPNTYTVVYNPNGGIGTTANSSHTFDTAKSLNINNFTKEGYSFKGWSKNKDAEIPEFTDQQSVKNLTSQNNAVVNMYAVWSPNNSSAYTKTTLKDGIFNVKAFNLNENCIIILALYKDGLLVETQQMEYDKTDVIFYADKEFDSAKVMVWKDSQSQIPLTDTEDVVIP, from the coding sequence ATGAAAAAGATAATTGGTTTGTTATTAACTTTGTCAGTATCTATAGGTATTTTGTTATTTAGCGCTGATTCCGTTATTGCGGCGTCTTATAACAGTTCTGCTGCTTTAAATTACGCCGCGGCTCATTGGAATGATAACGTTGGTCTTTGCGCCGAGTTTGTTTCCAACTGTTTAAGCGCGGGAGGTTGCAGTGCATGGAGCAGGAGCAGCAGCGCTTTAAGAAATCAGCTGATAAATTCCGGACTTGGAACCGAGTATGAATTAACCTTGAATTCAGATAAGTCAATAACAGCGTCGAACTATTCAGGGAAGTTAGCTGCCGGAGATGTTATTTTTTATTATTGTCCCGGAGCGAAATGTTCAGCGCGGCCGTATGTTCACACAGTGCTTTGTAATGGAGCGGACGCAAATGGATATGTAAAGGTCTATGCACATAATAAAGCGAATAACGGAAGTAAAAAATATTATTATAGCAAGACTTGTCCGAATTGCGGAACCGGTATATATAAAGCATATGTATATCATTTTAAAACAAATGAAACTCCGGCAAATATTGGTACGAATGTCTATGGGACAATTATCAATACTGCTTGCTGGAAACCAATTACATATAATCCGGCTGACGGTTTAGTCAGATTGAATCAGGCTAACGGAATGGCAAATCAGGCCTGGAAGTTTTTTAGACAATCGGATGGCAGTTATGTTATTAAATCAGCTGTGGATCAAAAGGTGTTAGAAATATTCAATGGCGATACTGCTGATGGAACTCCAATAGTTGTTAGAAATACTGACTGGGGAGGCGCATATCAGCGGTGGTACTTGTATCCATACGGAAACAATGGAGGTTATATTATAAAGTCAAAGCATTATCCGGAAAAAAACCTTGTTTTAGATTTATGCGGCGGTAGCACTGTGGATAATAATATTATACAAATTCATGAAAGAAATAACACAAATGCACAAATTTTTTCGGTCTATACAGCGTCAGACAGTGTTATTGCTTCTCCAAATTTAACGGTTTCTGCAGGAACTGCTGTTACCAATACGGTTTTTAATTGGAATAATGTTCCGGGTAAAGACAGATATGATTTGAAAATATGGAAGGTTAAAATTGAAGGGGATTCTTATCATACAGAATGGGGAACCTATTCCGGATATGGAAAGGTTTTGCCTGCCGGGAATTATGTTGCTTATGTAGACGCTGTTAATGCATTTGATTGTCTTAGAAGCAATGTTGTTCAGTTTACAGTCAAAAATCCAATTTTTAAAGTAAGTTTTAATTCTAATGGAGGCAGTTGCTCAACATCAAGCAAAAATGTTACATATACTGCAACTTACGGTGATTTACCTGTCCCGACACGAACCGGCTACACATTTAAAGGGTGGTACACATCTGCAAGCGGTACAACAAAAATAACAGGTGAAAACAAGGTTAATATAACTTCAAATCAAACGCTTTATGCACAGTGGACGCCAAGCTCTTATACTGTGAGTTTCAATTCAAATGGAGGAGTTTGCTCTATAAATAAAAAAACTGTGTCATATAATGCGTCTTACGGTGATTTACCTGTCCCAACACGAACCGGCTACACATTTAAAGGGTGGTACACATCTGCAAGCGGTACAACAAAAATAACAGGTGAAAGCAAGGTTAATATAACTTCAAATCAAACGCTTTATGCACAGTGGATTCCAAATACTTATACAGTAGTATATAATCCAAACGGCGGAATAGGAACAACAGCAAATTCATCACATACATTTGACACTGCAAAATCTCTTAATATTAATAATTTTACTAAAGAGGGATATTCATTTAAAGGCTGGTCTAAAAACAAAGACGCAGAGATACCTGAATTTACTGATCAACAGTCTGTTAAAAACCTTACGTCTCAAAATAATGCAGTTGTAAACATGTATGCGGTATGGAGCCCAAACAATAGCTCCGCTTATACAAAAACAACTTTAAAAGATGGTATTTTTAATGTAAAAGCATTTAACTTAAATGAAAATTGTATTATAATTCTGGCATTGTATAAAGACGGTCTGCTTGTTGAAACACAACAAATGGAATATGATAAAACAGACGTTATTTTCTATGCAGACAAGGAATTCGATTCGGCTAAGGTTATGGTTTGGAAAGACTCTCAAAGTCAAATACCATTAACTGATACTGAGGATGTTGTGATTCCATAA
- a CDS encoding helix-turn-helix transcriptional regulator yields the protein MKGSKMQINRLFEIIYILLNKETVTSKELAERFEVSARTIYRDIDILSAAGIPIYTEKGRNGGISLLHDFVLNKTVLTQEERNDILSSLKAVSAVGADRTDTALKKLGAMFGGGADSWLEIDFSSWADYKKTAETFEIIKSVIINKQVIEFEYFSGSGERTKREAEPLKLCFKGGSWYLYAFCRFRNDFRFFKLTRIINVKIKEEIFSRSVPRKIFKEKNSFNDEFIRLKMRISKKLAYRVYDEFDEYYADKDGSFIAYIMCPKDQWLYYYISTFGKDCEVLEPKEVRSGYKSEIEKILKIYKQE from the coding sequence GTGAAAGGAAGCAAGATGCAGATAAACAGACTGTTTGAGATAATTTATATTCTGCTCAATAAAGAGACCGTGACTTCGAAAGAGCTGGCTGAAAGGTTTGAGGTTTCAGCCAGAACTATATACAGAGATATAGATATTCTTTCCGCGGCCGGTATACCTATTTATACTGAGAAGGGCAGAAACGGCGGTATTTCTCTGCTTCACGATTTTGTGCTTAATAAGACGGTTCTGACGCAGGAGGAGAGAAACGATATTCTGTCTTCTCTTAAAGCTGTAAGTGCTGTGGGGGCGGACCGAACTGATACGGCGCTTAAAAAACTTGGCGCTATGTTTGGCGGAGGAGCGGATTCCTGGCTGGAAATAGATTTTTCGTCTTGGGCGGATTATAAGAAAACTGCCGAGACGTTTGAAATAATCAAGTCGGTCATTATTAATAAACAGGTGATAGAGTTTGAGTATTTCAGCGGTTCAGGCGAGAGAACAAAACGTGAGGCAGAGCCTTTAAAACTATGTTTTAAAGGTGGGTCATGGTATCTATATGCTTTCTGCAGGTTTAGAAATGATTTTAGATTTTTTAAACTGACCCGCATAATAAACGTGAAAATAAAAGAAGAAATTTTCAGCAGGAGTGTTCCCAGGAAGATTTTCAAAGAAAAAAATAGTTTCAACGATGAATTTATACGGTTGAAGATGAGAATATCGAAAAAGCTGGCTTACAGAGTTTATGATGAATTCGACGAATATTATGCGGATAAGGACGGCAGTTTCATTGCCTATATAATGTGTCCAAAGGACCAGTGGCTTTATTACTATATCTCAACTTTTGGGAAAGACTGTGAGGTTTTAGAGCCTAAAGAGGTTCGCAGCGGGTATAAGTCTGAAATAGAAAAAATATTAAAA
- a CDS encoding helix-turn-helix domain-containing protein, whose amino-acid sequence MEILKLYFGKTLYYKRLYFGISQEAMAEKCCISLRQYVDIENGKRLPSFKSLINIIIKSGIDLDEFIKEIQEEGYTPEDYKNVKNN is encoded by the coding sequence ATGGAAATTTTAAAATTGTACTTTGGAAAAACTTTATACTATAAAAGACTTTATTTTGGCATAAGTCAAGAAGCAATGGCTGAAAAATGCTGCATATCATTAAGGCAGTATGTTGATATAGAAAATGGAAAGAGATTGCCGTCATTCAAAAGTTTAATTAATATCATAATTAAAAGCGGAATAGATTTGGATGAGTTTATTAAGGAGATTCAAGAGGAGGGGTATACTCCGGAAGATTATAAAAACGTAAAAAATAATTGA
- a CDS encoding lectin like domain-containing protein: protein MKNYYFKFLAVILSAVMVFGTVSVFSEPQNSEPQFEELSQDFLDYINLDESERSGIVAPFPAEIKQEHNNDAVLSSVLPERYDGRDYEYLPPVKNQMSTGTCWAFSATTALAASMQKQYPGNIFDFSVRHMENSEAINPNDLADPDSLNRYVDGGGYGLSPLGYFMRGAGPVDESEMPFQNNIEAENKADLLIKPIAQVKEAEYMPHKETFLLPDTTDEFIAEAKYNIMKYGAAGCAYYSYDPLYNMDKNSFYNNQRGTYQNHAVTIIGWDDNFSADNFVAKPPADGAWIIQNSWGSDWGDDGCFYMSYYDETLDELIFYQDSTPYLEYDNRYYLDPAGWTRGLGYPDSNGISYGMNIFEKLPGEEALTEVTIGVRGDTDYSIYVIPDADKIDPASYDTSKDTPVCTGNTDHAGYITAELQNPVILDGERFAVIVKYSCPSYIYSLPVEARIKVYTEYYHLAAEPGTSYISAEGKDWTEISNEKYDYANCSIKAFTKDITPKTEVTFETLDPKGIMSVYDKDGRKAAKKADGSFALPNGNYTYVQSTYHCKDVTGTFSVSGEESITVKVEGKMEPGDYSPELIKRTYEYEKELNSDGSLSVGFDLGKGTLAAENAVACDEGIPLELGADYNISGNSIVLTPEYLNAVRNYMMPDGGSWVLEIKFDDDKLTEYQFVIKFESLTVENVADELINELRKAKPGALSADLVALLPKFIQDNFTFLFNGDLEVESSKNYNFVTCDVIVMSNDGTYKRLAYDNQMLYKVVMAVEKSHTLTVRGYGDVSGTLFICQYDGSGLLIDSKPYTLELKNGDELDFPYEIVEGSVRREFFFFDMNTLEPLAKY, encoded by the coding sequence ATGAAAAATTATTATTTTAAGTTTTTGGCTGTGATATTATCCGCTGTGATGGTTTTTGGTACAGTTTCGGTTTTTTCGGAACCTCAGAATTCAGAACCTCAGTTTGAGGAATTATCGCAGGATTTTTTAGACTATATAAATTTGGATGAAAGTGAGAGAAGCGGGATTGTCGCTCCATTCCCGGCAGAAATCAAACAAGAGCATAATAATGACGCTGTTCTCAGCAGTGTTTTACCTGAAAGATATGACGGCAGGGATTATGAGTATTTGCCTCCGGTAAAAAATCAAATGAGCACCGGAACTTGTTGGGCTTTTTCAGCCACAACAGCGCTTGCTGCATCAATGCAGAAACAGTATCCGGGAAATATTTTTGACTTTTCGGTGCGTCATATGGAGAATTCAGAAGCTATAAACCCAAATGATTTAGCTGACCCTGATTCTTTAAACCGTTATGTGGACGGCGGCGGGTATGGTTTGTCTCCGCTTGGATATTTTATGAGAGGAGCAGGACCCGTTGATGAATCTGAAATGCCGTTTCAGAATAATATTGAAGCAGAAAATAAGGCAGACCTTTTAATAAAACCCATCGCTCAGGTAAAAGAAGCCGAATATATGCCGCATAAGGAAACTTTTTTACTACCCGATACCACTGATGAATTTATTGCTGAAGCTAAATATAATATAATGAAATATGGAGCCGCTGGATGTGCGTATTATAGTTACGATCCGTTATATAATATGGACAAAAACTCATTTTATAATAATCAGCGCGGTACCTATCAAAATCATGCGGTTACTATAATTGGTTGGGATGATAACTTTTCGGCTGACAATTTTGTAGCAAAACCGCCTGCAGACGGAGCTTGGATAATACAAAACAGCTGGGGTTCGGATTGGGGAGACGATGGATGTTTTTATATGTCGTATTATGACGAAACGCTTGATGAATTAATTTTTTATCAGGATTCAACTCCATATTTGGAATACGATAACAGATACTATTTAGACCCTGCAGGATGGACAAGAGGACTTGGATATCCTGACAGCAACGGTATTTCTTATGGGATGAATATATTCGAGAAGCTTCCGGGAGAAGAGGCTTTAACAGAAGTGACTATAGGTGTAAGAGGGGATACGGATTATTCTATATATGTGATTCCTGACGCTGACAAAATAGATCCGGCGTCTTATGATACATCAAAAGATACTCCTGTTTGCACAGGTAATACCGATCATGCCGGATATATCACTGCGGAACTTCAAAACCCTGTGATTTTAGACGGAGAACGTTTTGCAGTGATAGTAAAATACAGCTGCCCGAGTTATATATACAGCCTGCCGGTTGAAGCCAGAATTAAGGTATATACTGAATACTATCATTTAGCTGCTGAGCCGGGAACAAGCTATATATCCGCTGAGGGTAAAGACTGGACAGAAATAAGCAACGAGAAATATGATTATGCCAATTGTTCGATAAAGGCTTTTACAAAGGATATCACGCCAAAGACAGAAGTAACGTTTGAGACTTTGGACCCAAAGGGAATTATGAGCGTGTATGACAAAGACGGCAGAAAAGCCGCCAAGAAAGCCGACGGCAGTTTTGCTTTGCCGAACGGTAATTATACTTATGTCCAGAGTACATATCATTGTAAAGATGTTACCGGAACTTTTTCCGTTAGCGGGGAGGAAAGTATAACTGTTAAAGTCGAAGGAAAAATGGAGCCCGGAGACTATTCTCCGGAATTAATTAAAAGAACTTATGAGTATGAAAAAGAACTGAACAGCGATGGGTCCCTTTCAGTAGGATTTGATTTGGGGAAAGGAACTTTAGCCGCAGAAAACGCTGTTGCGTGTGACGAGGGGATTCCCCTTGAACTGGGCGCAGACTATAATATCTCAGGGAACAGTATTGTTTTGACGCCTGAATATTTAAATGCAGTACGCAATTATATGATGCCTGACGGCGGTTCTTGGGTATTAGAAATTAAGTTTGATGATGATAAATTAACAGAATATCAGTTTGTTATAAAGTTTGAATCCTTAACGGTGGAAAATGTTGCTGATGAACTGATAAACGAATTGAGAAAGGCAAAACCCGGCGCCTTATCTGCGGATTTGGTTGCTTTGCTTCCTAAATTTATACAAGACAATTTTACATTTCTTTTTAATGGAGATCTTGAAGTTGAGTCGTCTAAGAACTATAATTTCGTGACCTGTGATGTTATAGTTATGTCAAATGACGGTACATATAAACGTCTCGCATATGATAATCAGATGTTATATAAAGTTGTCATGGCAGTAGAAAAATCGCATACGTTAACTGTGCGCGGATATGGAGATGTTTCGGGTACGCTGTTTATTTGTCAATATGACGGCAGCGGTTTATTGATTGACTCTAAGCCGTATACTTTGGAACTTAAAAATGGTGATGAGCTGGATTTTCCATATGAAATTGTTGAAGGAAGCGTTAGAAGGGAATTCTTTTTCTTCGATATGAATACGCTTGAGCCTTTGGCAAAATATTAG
- a CDS encoding sensor histidine kinase: MENGTPLYFCFFIITSAIGTINSALFFVWLLEPRWKWWKTAGILFLSFFVPTMILLPLREIILVKSPVLLAVTVAAVAFCFKDKFWQKALCVTIYLVSGLIIEMGGSTVCNLVIGKPYVWEFISVGDWLFYIFINVCIQLTVYAIIILLYRRRNFKDVLPQRGIISIVLFLTGQITLSLFVMAVTYQYKLYSVGIVILCILINVISGGLGIWMVYRNIQMLRSETELETVRKQLDMQETYTGQIRSQYETVRRLKHDFNNHLKTLSGLSRQHNYDELDQYLNALSEEISLLDKATFCTRPAVDAVLYHIDQTAIQTGIKTEFQVFEIEKLTVPDIKLCSILFNLLSNALEACAKVDGEKYIHLKTGIKAGNYIISVENTSLPPAKGFESVKADRVNHGLGLKIVSDLAAGLGGMSEFSYENGVFSSVVCLPWYNESAFI; the protein is encoded by the coding sequence ATGGAAAACGGTACGCCGCTTTATTTTTGCTTTTTTATCATTACATCAGCTATTGGAACAATTAATTCAGCTTTATTTTTTGTATGGTTGTTGGAACCGAGATGGAAATGGTGGAAAACTGCCGGGATTTTGTTCTTGTCTTTTTTTGTACCGACAATGATTCTTCTGCCTTTGCGTGAAATAATATTGGTAAAGTCTCCGGTTTTGCTGGCGGTTACGGTTGCCGCAGTGGCATTCTGTTTTAAGGATAAATTTTGGCAAAAGGCGCTGTGCGTGACAATTTATCTTGTCAGCGGTTTAATTATAGAAATGGGCGGTTCTACTGTCTGCAATCTAGTGATAGGCAAACCGTATGTTTGGGAATTTATTTCGGTAGGAGATTGGTTATTTTATATTTTTATCAATGTCTGTATTCAGCTGACTGTCTATGCTATTATCATACTTCTATACCGGAGGCGGAATTTTAAGGATGTGCTGCCGCAGAGGGGGATTATCAGTATTGTATTATTTTTGACAGGTCAGATTACACTGTCTTTGTTTGTCATGGCGGTTACATATCAGTATAAGCTTTATTCAGTTGGTATTGTGATATTGTGTATATTAATTAATGTTATATCAGGCGGTTTAGGTATTTGGATGGTTTATAGGAATATTCAGATGCTGAGGAGTGAAACCGAACTTGAAACTGTCAGAAAACAGCTTGACATGCAGGAGACATACACCGGGCAGATACGCAGCCAGTATGAGACAGTAAGACGGCTGAAGCATGATTTTAATAATCACTTAAAAACTCTTTCCGGACTTAGCCGGCAACATAATTATGACGAGTTGGATCAATATTTAAATGCGCTGTCAGAAGAAATTTCACTGCTGGATAAAGCTACTTTCTGTACGCGCCCGGCTGTTGACGCGGTACTTTATCACATTGACCAAACTGCAATACAGACAGGTATTAAAACAGAATTTCAGGTTTTTGAGATAGAAAAGTTAACGGTTCCAGACATAAAGTTATGCTCAATTTTATTTAACTTGCTTTCAAATGCACTCGAAGCCTGCGCAAAGGTTGACGGTGAGAAGTATATTCATCTCAAGACGGGTATAAAGGCGGGTAACTATATTATTTCGGTAGAAAACACGTCATTGCCTCCGGCTAAAGGGTTTGAATCAGTTAAAGCGGATCGAGTTAATCATGGATTGGGGTTGAAGATTGTAAGCGATCTTGCAGCCGGTCTAGGAGGAATGAGCGAATTCAGTTACGAAAATGGAGTGTTTAGTAGTGTAGTCTGCTTGCCATGGTACAATGAATCAGCTTTTATATAG
- a CDS encoding MurT ligase domain-containing protein — protein MSAINGLANNRKDVSWLWHVDFDKLGDANLCSLITA, from the coding sequence ATCTCTGCGATAAACGGCCTTGCAAATAATAGAAAGGATGTATCATGGCTTTGGCATGTTGACTTTGATAAATTGGGAGACGCAAATTTATGCAGTCTAATAACTGCGTGA
- a CDS encoding DUF5131 family protein yields MHDIWNPWHGCVKCSEGCDNCYMYFLDKAHGNDGSEIYKTKNGFRYPIQKSRGGGYKIKSGEMIRVCMTSDFFLEEADPWRDEAWEIIRSRSDVIFYLLTKRPERVAKHLPNDWGDGWENVFFNVTCENQKRADERLPILMDLPFKHKGIMCAPFIGPLSIEKYLNGGQIEQVICGGENYNGARPCDYDWVKSLQNECKKYDVTFCFIETGTVFIKDGKRYNIPNKRIQSEMAYKSGISYSGKKIKFNLKSRYGYKIPESEMYVPYFREVCGTCGSRPICNGCGNCGRCSQVTK; encoded by the coding sequence ATGCATGATATATGGAATCCGTGGCATGGCTGCGTTAAATGCAGCGAGGGCTGTGATAACTGCTATATGTATTTTTTGGACAAGGCGCATGGAAATGACGGTTCTGAGATATATAAGACTAAAAATGGCTTTCGATATCCCATTCAAAAGAGCAGAGGAGGCGGATATAAAATAAAAAGCGGCGAGATGATACGGGTTTGCATGACGTCAGACTTTTTCTTAGAAGAAGCGGATCCGTGGAGAGACGAGGCGTGGGAGATTATTAGAAGCAGAAGCGATGTTATTTTTTATTTGCTTACCAAACGCCCGGAGCGTGTGGCTAAGCATTTGCCGAATGATTGGGGAGACGGCTGGGAAAATGTGTTTTTTAATGTAACTTGTGAAAACCAAAAAAGGGCGGATGAACGTTTGCCTATCCTGATGGATCTGCCGTTTAAGCATAAAGGAATTATGTGCGCTCCGTTTATTGGTCCGTTAAGCATTGAAAAGTATTTAAACGGCGGACAAATTGAGCAGGTTATCTGCGGAGGAGAGAATTACAATGGAGCGCGTCCGTGTGATTATGATTGGGTCAAATCTCTACAAAACGAATGTAAAAAATATGATGTAACGTTTTGTTTTATTGAGACAGGGACGGTTTTTATAAAGGACGGTAAAAGATATAATATTCCCAATAAAAGAATACAAAGCGAGATGGCGTATAAATCGGGAATCAGTTATAGCGGAAAGAAAATTAAGTTTAATCTAAAGAGTAGGTACGGTTACAAAATACCGGAGAGTGAAATGTATGTTCCATATTTCAGAGAAGTGTGCGGAACCTGCGGCAGCAGACCTATTTGCAACGGCTGCGGTAACTGCGGCAGGTGCAGTCAGGTAACTAAGTAG